The following proteins come from a genomic window of Salvia hispanica cultivar TCC Black 2014 chromosome 4, UniMelb_Shisp_WGS_1.0, whole genome shotgun sequence:
- the LOC125220108 gene encoding stemmadenine O-acetyltransferase-like: MLRENVRPSCPTPENLRRYNFSMLDQIFPPLANPFVLYYPNTTQKINDPDSLRRSLSVILSRFYPLAGRASVEGEFIDCNDAGVPFTIARFRGHNLSELLTNPRPDLLLPCDTDWGAKPGPDSAVMMIQVSYFDCGGFTIGGILWHKLCDGVTMFSVVRSWATAARGGKEAVFPNYIAQYMFPQKEQMPAQLGSHYDIAKIGKSIVRRYVFNKWAISSLKSKVSDVERPSRVEVVVALIWKCFISASFANGKSTSCLTQTLDLRRRAQPPFPQECFGNFLALAPAMSNNDGNVELGALITKMRGSINKIDGEYIDRMRGDGGLMGYYQNLRQQWAEYCDEFDIFPISSLCGLNIYDIDFGWGKPVWCSKCDASNDSEIGSVWNRVWLLDTQNGDGIEVWVILEDIYMSVFHQVQELRALALVDPTPTSHLRSRF, encoded by the exons ATGTTAAGAGAGAACGTGAGGCCATCTTGTCCAACTCCTGAAAATCTCCGGAGGTACAATTTTTCGATGCTGGACCAGATTTTCCCGCCATTGGCTAATCCATTCGTCCTCTATTATCCAAACACAACCCAAAAAATCAACGATCCAGATTCATTGAGGCGATCATTGTCCGTTATTTTGAGCCGCTTCTACCCTTTGGCTGGGAGAGCCAGCGTTGAGGGTGAATTCATCGACTGCAACGACGCCGGCGTTCCCTTCACCATCGCCAGATTCAGAGGCCACAATCTGTCGGAGCTTCTCACGAATCCGCGGCCCGATCTTCTGCTGCCGTGCGATACCGATTGGGGAGCTAAGCCCGGCCCTGACTCTGCCGTCATGATGATACAAGTCAGCTATTTCGACTGCGGTGGCTTTACGATAGGTGGCATTTTGTGGCACAAGTTGTGTGATGGGGTCACCATGTTTTCCGTTGTTCGGTCGTGGGCCACGGCGGCGCGTGGGGGTAAGGAGGCGGTTTTTCCCAACTACATCGCGCAGTATATGTTTCCTCAGAAAGAGCAAATGCCGGCGCAGCTTGGTTCTCACTATGATATCGCAAAGATTGGGAAATCAATCGTAAGAAG ATACGTATTTAACAAATGGGCAATATCATCACTAAAATCAAAAGTATCCGATGTTGAGCGGCCTTCGCGTGTTGAAGTTGTGGTAGCGCTAATTTGGAAGTGCTTCATATCTGCGTCTTTTGCAAATGGAAAATCTACTTCATGTCTCACACAAACATTGGACCTCCGCCGACGAGCCCAACCACCGTTCCCTCAAGAATGCTTCGGCAATTTCCTAGCACTGGCGCCCGCGATGAGCAACAACGATGGAAATGTCGAGTTGGGAGCACTAATCACGAAAATGAGGGGCTCCATAAACAAGATCGATGGCGAGTACATCGACAGGATGCGTGGTGATGGAGGACTGATGGGCTATTACCAGAATCTCCGACAACAATGGGCTGAATATTGTGACGAATTCGACATTTTTCCCATCTCAAGTTTATGTGGTCTGAATATTTACGATATTGATTTCGGATGGGGTAAGCCAGTGTGGTGTAGTAAATGCGATGCTAGCAATGATTCAGAGATTGGATCAGTTTGGAATAGGGTTTGGTTGTTGGACACTCAAAATGGTGATGGAATTGAAGTGTGGGTGATTCTTGAAGATATATATATGTCAGTGTTCCATCAAGTCCAAGAGTTGAGAGCTCTTGCTTTAGTTGATCCTACTCCCACTTCACATCTTAGATCacgattttaa